ACACAAAGAAGGTTGAAAACAAATGTTAAGgatgagcagagctttttttgagcagaaacggaCAGTAAttaagttctggctggcttggcatcagggagtgtggcctaatattcaaatgagttcatgctgggctttttccttccctccatAGCCCTGAGGATGAGGTACTATTTAGATCAAGTATTTCAGCaacagaagagccccatggcacagtgtggtaatctgcagtactgcagtccaagctcagttcatgacctgagttcgatcccggtggaagctgggttcaggtagccagctcaaggttgactcagtcttccatccttccaaggtcggtaaaatgagtacccagcttgctgggggtaacagtgtaaatgactggggaaggtgatggcaaaccaccccattaaaaagtctgccatgaaaacggttttttgagcaggaatggacaggaacgcagttctggctggcttggagtcaccCAAGAGTTGAAACgatttgtgcttgcacaggggattatctttatctttatttcagcatTCCCCTCACTTGTTTTTTACCATGCTTCATCCTAGTCCAGATTATGAGCAATGAGCAATGGTTTGAGAGGTTTAGTATTGGCCTCCCCACCACAATCTCAGCAGGCTCTATCTTCTTATCTACCAGTACTAACTGATCTGACAAACCATGCACTGATCGCTTTGGGAATGTGACTACCACTAGAATGCCATACTCTGTGATTTTTCTGTTTTTGTAAAATCCACACAGCTGCTATCTGCACTGCTATCACAATTTTCGTGGGCCAGCAGAGGTATTCCAGGGGGCCACCTTTGCAGTTTTCACAGCAACTCTATGGTGTTCACAGGGAGCTGTAACTCCTCACAGACAGTGAGGGGCTGGAAAGTTAGTCAACTGAGGCCTGTGGTTGGCCAGATCTGAGCTGAATGGCCCTCTAAAAGCTGCAGAGGCTTGGCTCCACTCACTTCCAGTAGTCAGCGGCTTGATAACTATTAACTTTTaacttataacagctgttttatctattttaatttaatctataacggtaacttaattgtattttaatctgtctttgtcttgattgtattttatcgaaatcatggttgtcccatgtctgtgagccgccctgagcctgcctttggcgggggagggcgggatataaaaataaatttacttacttacttacttactataagGAAGTGGTCCACTGGGAACTTTCCTTGTAAGTTAACTGGACAGCCCTTCCTTGCACCTGCACCTGCCTTCTACTTCCCTTGGTTTATCAGGgttagcattgtctactctgactggcagcagctctccaatcTCAGGTGGAGGTTTCCCACATTACCTACTACCTGGCTTCCCACCCGCCCCCATCTGCAAATCTTAGAAACAGAACCTGGAACTGTCAGGATGCAtggcaggtgctctgccactgcgCCACAGCCCCTTCCTGCAATACATGAGGTGTTAATCAGCCCGATGAAGTCACAGTTGTTCATATTCCACCTCCCTCCGGACACGAGGTCAGCCCAGCAGCAAGCATGACAGCAGTTCTCAAAGTAATCACATCAGGGTTGAGGTGTATCAACCGGCCCTATGATGTCACAATTGTGCACATTCCACCTCTGCTTTTGTCTTTTGTTTctgcacaaacaaacaaaaaagctgtatgtggaggagagaGACAGTGCTGAAACACTCACCCCAACCAGGTGACCCAGGGTGACGGACAGCCCGATAGACAGGGCTGGAGAGCCTACGTTGTCACGTCGGCGGCTGTCAGTCGAGGCAAAAATGCACATAACAAGCTGGAAAGTGAGGAtcatctccaccaccaccccctggcCTGCAGTTGTGTTGTTGCTGAGCTGTAAAGACAGGAAAGTAGGGAGGTTTAGCGTGCAATTCCACATGCCTCAATCTGGAAGGGACTCCCACTGACCCCAAGGGTAACCGTTTTCCAACTAGATAAACATGCTCAAGGGTGGATGCTAATTAAAAACAGCTTTTTGAAAATGTGCAAAAGCCTTCAGTAGTTGCCGTTGCATTCCAAGCCTTTGAGGCAGAGACCCGCATTTTCCAGTACCCTTGGGGCACTTCCAAGCTCGATGGTGCTATTCTTCATACTAAGAAACAGTTCCATTCTTAAACTGGTTGGATCAGGACACTGgaatatcccccctccccccccctgctttaggTAACACAAGAGGCTCAGATTGACTCCTGCAAAATTCCATCTCTCTGTCTTTTTGACTCTCTGTGTTTATCTCTCACTTTTTGGCCATCAGTACGACATAGCTATCAATCCATCTGGCAGTGGAAACTTCTATCAAGCTGCAGCCAATTTATTTATGGAattacagatttttctttttgtaaactgtctataaatccaataaactttgaatatacaagaaaaaaaagttgcaaccaatttatggcaacctcatacaGTTTTGAAAGCAAGAAACAAACAGAAGTGGTTCACTactgcctccctctgcatagcaaccctgaacttccttagtGTTTTGGTTtcacatccaagtactaaacagggctgaccctgcttagcttctgagatatgacaagcTCAGGCTAGTCTGGCTATTGGGATCAGAGCATATCTATCTGTCACCTTCCTATCACTTTTATGGCGTTCTTTGAGGATAGTTCTCTTGTTTTATGAACAGCCTGGGCATTTCGAGGGACTTTCCagagagggttgccagatcaagattgggaaattcctggagatttgggggtggagcctgggaaggacagggacctcagtggggtccaatggcattgactccaccttccaaagcagccattttctttaggggaactgatctttgtagtctggagatgaaatgtaattctgggagatctcaaggtcccacctgcaggctggcatccctatctcacTGAAACCAGGACCCAATCATGGGGGGAGCTATGGACACACTTTACTAGAGCCCAGAGATCCCGGGGGGCACCCACCCCTATGTTATTATGCCAAGGACTTGATAAGacatttcaaaaataaaacagaaacttTTCTTTCATGATTCATGAGTTAGATGGATTGTGAGGCAGATGAATTTTGCTGAGAAATTATTTCCTGATTGCAATAAATAGGTGTgttgggattcgaacccaggtctacCCAGTACTAGGCTAGTATATTAACAACCACattgctgttatgccaataaaggtggttGTTGTTGTATTAACAATCACAGTTCAGCCCTGAGATGGCTGTTCTTTGCTaactctgcacctgctccagaTCATTTTAAAAGCAATGGAAGCTTGAAGAGTAacattgaattggaaataggctgtgaggcttttgcgaaattttttgtggataaaatcgcgtcactccgtcccgacccccctgccaattttgagacagttagcgaaatcgaggccccgagtctgtcttcggattatatactggacggctttagccccctcagcctggaggaagttgacaggattctcttatctgctcgcccaactacttgtaaactggacccatgcccttcctggcttattaaatcttgccagggtgaccttagatatcctatacgggatatcgtaaatagatccctgacggaagggcattttccaacgccgctcaaagaggccgtggtccgccccctcttaaagaaaccatctttagatccggcccaattggcacattatcggccggtctcaaatttgccttttctgggcaaacttattgagagggcagtggcgatgcagctacagaccttcctggaggatgcttccatccttgacccatttcagtccggctttcgcctgggacatgggacggagacggtgctggtcgccctagtggatgaccttcaacggcatctggatcggggcggctcggcggtgctgatgttgttagacctgttggctgcgttcgacacggtcgaccatcggctactgaagggtcgcctcgccgacgcggggattcaggggttggccttacagtggctttcctctttccttgacggtcgggtgacaaagggtcgcagttgggggggagctgtcctggaggtgcacacttgattgtggtgtaccacaaggggtggttctctccccgatgttatttaacatctacatgcggcctcttgcccagattgcccgaaggtacgggctagggtgtcatcagtatgctgatgacacccagctctatctactgatggacggccagccgacctacgccccggaaaatctagatcgggcattgcatgccgtggctgagtggctcagactgagcgggctgaagcttaaccctgcgaagacagaggtcctttgcttgggtcgccgcggcccgggagggggaatccccctaccagcctttgacggtgcgccgctgatagcggcggacaaggtcaagagcttgggggtgttattggagccttccttaaagatggaggctcagatagcagccgctgccaagtccgcgttttttcaccttaggtgggcaaggcagttggcccccttcctggagcgcgacgacctagcaacagtgatccatgctacggtcacctcgaggttggactactgtaatgccctctacatgtggctgcccctgtcccaaactcggaaattgcagctggtgcagaatgccgcggcccggctgttattgggcctcccaaagtgggagcacattcagccgggtcttcggactctgcactggcttccagtgatataccgagtccggtacaaggtgctggtcatcacctttaaagccctatatggcttgggacctgtctacctgaaggaccgtctctccccgcatgttccccagagagtactgaggtcgggatcacaaaacttccttactgtccctgggccgaaagaagcccgcttgaaagctacaagagaaagggccttctctgttatggcccctacatggtggaatcagctaccggaagaggtgagggccctgcgggaccttgttcagttccacagggcctgtaaaacaaccctcttccggttagcctacacctagcttgagaattttaatgcaacctgccagatctctgtatatattggaatatttattaattttatggttttatctgttttatctgttttcaagttattcccttacatgtttaaatattgtttaatttatgttggatctaatgttggaagccgccctgagccacttgtgggaagggcgggatataaattctaaataaaaaaataaaaaaaataaataaaacattgccCTGGAGAGGCCAAAGAATTTCTAAGTGTTTGGAGCAGGTTTAGGGAGCACACAATGGAGACCTGTGAGCAGAGACCCATGGGTCTTGAGCACATATTTAGTACAAAAACAGAATAGAAAGAACTATAATAATTTAGGATCTAGCTATGCAAGCCATTTTAAAAAGTAGAGTGTAAGCTCTCTGGGCATGGATGAAACTAATGACTTCTTGTTTCAAATGAGGTTTATTATGAAGAAGTAACAACACAGAAGGCTTaagatggatagctgtgttagtggcccttttcacacttaccagtggaaaccggaagggagtcggtattgtgccgcttgcagtaatccgaaacagggatgggagttttcagacacatgttttttttttccggtagggttccgtgattgaagcgagccatttcacattgttccgctcttatctcgcttccaccagcgccagcggtttttgcctgccggctcgcgatctccagctttttttttttttttggaacgtcgggctaagatcgctatagcgctatagcgacgtgtcacaacagcagcaccatagagatggctaggctctattgagataagttaccaggtttcagcggtggcgatatctggcatcttaatggagcccagccatccctatggtgatgctgttgtgatacatcgctatagtgctataacGCTATAGCGATCtcagcccgacgttccaaaaacaaaaaaaaaagccggagatagcgcgcgccggcgggtgaaaaagggcgcgaaaactgctcccgggttagatactggacatttcacacagcaccccatagcgatttcaacccggaaggaggggttgaaaagtggaagaagctgctctttgtttgtaacgactcaggcacgcctcactaccgggacagccgcgggagtgtgtgaaaaggtgagagtattccggtagcagccagttactgaatcgggtctgtctgaaatgccagcagaaacccgttactgttcagtaactgaccagcttccataccggaatacatagactgtgtggaAAAGCCCAGTgtgtctgtagcaggagaaaagagtgAATCCaatagcgccttaaagactaaggagaattgtggtagggtaggagcttttgtgagtcgctgctcatgtcttcagatacagatggaatgtgagtccatctgtcctatatgttggaaagtggagtgatttcagatgcttgctaatgtcatttggcatctgaaataactCCACTGTCCAGTATATAgcacagatggactcacattctagctgtatctggagaagtgaacaggaactcacaaaagctcataccctatatACCCTAcctaaaattttgttagtctttaaggtgctactggactcttactattTTCTATTAACACAGAAGGCTTATTTGCATTACAAATCGCTCTGCTTTGTTTCCTCTTCTGCTTGAATAGCAATCAGATAGAAATTGTGCTAGAGAGATTCCTAAAGAATTTTAaacccctacagaaaacagcttgAGTCACTGCTATGGTCTGTGCATCCTCTTGGGTGCTAGCTAAAAgttgggggttgggggagggagatataGGAAAGGAAGGGATATAAACTGAATTCTTAGCCATAGCCTGAAGGCTTGGGAGGGGTGCTGCATCACAAAGGTCTAAAACATGAATCCTGGCATTTGCAGCAAATCCATACGAATCTATTACTATGGATATTTCGAGCCTCCAGCTGTCTTCCTTGCAGATCCaagaggttaagaacataagagaagccatgttggatcaggccaatggcccatccagtccaacactctgtgtcacacagtggcaaaaatttttatatattcacacacactgtggctaatagctactgatggacctatgctccatatttttatctaaacctctcttgaaggtggctatacttgtggccgccaccacctcctgtggcagtgaattccacatgttaatcaccctttgggtgaagaagtacttccttttatccgttttaacctgtctgctcagcaattctcTAAAAATGTTTGTTGTATCACACTACCAGGATCATCTTTGTTCTGGCTTAACCAGATTCCTCTGTATTCCTGCCCCCCCTCACCCGTCCAGATATAATTTGGCACCTAGACTTAGTTTATATACTTTGGCCACAATCCAGCAGAGTTAAGTGCACTAAAGCCTTATTTAATCAACAGTCTTAAGTGCTTTTAACTCTATATTGGATGGAGACCTCTCGCTAGACTCAAAAGACTTGCAGTCATTCAGAGACCCTGCCCAAATACcaagtggggagaagaagaagagacctCGGTGACCTGCAAGCCCATCCTGAACATTTGCTCTATCTGCAATGTTTCCGAAATACAATAGTGAGTTTGCTTTCATGACTTATGAAAGTGTACAGGGCACGTTAAAATTTTGAATCAAGCCCACAGAAAATATGTTTGGACCTACATCCAGAATGAAAGCActtcttttgttttgttgcatGTGCATGGTGCTCCCTTCCatagtatatttatttatattacatGCTGCTCCAGAGGGTCCCCTGACTTCTAAGAGGAATGGTGTGAATGGAAGagcctcagcagcttctcctcctgTGCCACATCCTGCAATGTCAGCCTTTGCATCTCAGCCTCCCTTTTCACCTAGgagcttagggatgccagcctccaagtgggacttggggatcccccagaattacagctcatctccagactgcagagtcaatttccctggagaaaatggatgatttggagggtagagtctatggcattgtatgtaACCCTGCCCctggactccatccccaaatttccaggagttgcTCAGTCTATATCTGTCAACCCTACCCCACCACTTCGCCAATCTACTGTCTGTTGCTGGGAGaacctggcaaccagtgttccctctaagctgagttagagctAGCtcaagggttttttcccccctccagctcacacatttttgtcttagctcaggaaaaatggccccagagcaaactaatttatgcagtagctcacaactttaatgtcagtagctcaaaaaggtgaatttctgctcacaagactcagtagtttagagggagtattgctggcaaccctacctctccaAAGTTATGTAAGCAGATCTATAAAAATTAGGCACCCAAACCTCAACTGTTTTCAGTGGTTTCCAAGTGATTCCCTTTCCCACCTcatagaagaaaaaaagagaccaATTTCATACAAACACTTTATAAATTTTGCTTTTGCTCGTCCTGCAGGTGGCAAAGCCGGAGTTAAAGAACTTTtttcgctttctctctctctctccttctgatGACTCACTAACCCCCTTAGGATATGAGAAGCTTTAAGAAGAAACTCCGCCTTGTAAATTACTCTGCACAGTTAACCTGTCAAGGCAGCCAACTGCTTGATGTATCATTAGAGCACACATCCAACTCAAGCTACAGTGCAGCATGTTGGTGGAATCTACTGCTCCAGAAGCACAGAGCAGGAGCCTCTGACTTTCAGATCTCTTCTGAGATGCAGATGCCCTTCTTGAGTGCTTTGGCATGCCTGAGAATCCCTCACACAAACGGCTAGTCCACCAAACCATCTCCAGAATGAATCACCTTCCCCAAAGAAGAGAGGACTTACCCCGTTGACTGCCAAGTTGCCACGGGCATTAACAGGAGCCACTCCGTAGAGGATGCCTGCTCCAGCGATGCCCCCCACCAACTGGACCACGATGTAGAACAGGGCCCGGAGGAAAGAGATTTGGTTGCCAACAAAGAAAGCAATCGTCACTGCTGGGTTGATGTGACCACCGCTGATGTGGCCAAAGGTCTGTACCATGGTACCAATGGCTAAGCCGAAAGCCAGGGCAATCTGGAGGATGGTGGGCAAGGCTGAAGGCCAGTTCAGGGCTGAGCCTAAGCCGAAGAAGACAAAAAGCATGGTGGCTATGAATTCGGTAAAGACAGCTCGAGCAAAAGCAATGGTACAGATTTCTTTCCTCATGTTCAGGCTGTGGCAGGTGGAATGGTGGTGATGATAGATGCTAAGAGGCTGCTGTGGAGATGTAGGGCCAAACAGATCTATATATGTGTCTACAGGTGTAGTTGGGaaggattttgtgggtggagccaagacaaTTGTCAGTCCTCCCCACCCGTGGAATTTGGAAACTTTCCATCTTCAAGCAACATCTACGCCTTCCTCTTGCATAAGCAGTGCTGATTTTTTCTCCTTCAGACAATGGGGATGCTATTGAATGTCCCTAAGGTCATTAGATAACCACAGTATTGCATAATGACATAGCAAATGGCACCTTGTCTATTAACACTGCAGTGccaggcattttaaaaagaaacattttgtaGCACTGgcatatttattatatatttattatactTTCCCCCTCTCCTTGGGTGAATGCAATTGAACAATATTTGTGGCCAGTTCTGCAAAGCTTGATTCTATAGTATGTCAAGACTGGACTGGAGTGAATCCCTTCATATCTTTGAGATTATGGATTATATGCCTTGGTGAACCAGACCATTGTCCTGGGTGATTATTAAAAACTAGGAATCACAGTGTGGTTATAAGTAATGTGTCAATTTGCATGTAGCAGCCAAACATAGTCCTGTTTTAATACAAGAGTGGAATGAAAGATTAGCACAACCTTATCGTTCAGAAATATTGTGGTCTAAAGTCAGCCAACAGTTTGCATTGTTTCCTGGGCAAATAACTTTCAGTACTGCCAATAACTGAACAACTTCAGAAGGTTTCCCAAGCATTTGTTCTTTACTTGTTTTATCAGTGGATATCTATGAATAATCGCCTTTTAGACTGTAGGGGACTTTTGCAAATGAGGTTGATACCCTTGCAAATTATCCATCTGGAGAGATCCATACTATTGCTCTCTTTGCTTTAAAGAAACCCATCACATCAAAAGGCAGAGTATTAATAGGGACCCAGAGGGATTTTGGAATGGGACATTGCAGATATCAGCactctacaaaaaaggcctgtgtatGTTTTCATGATGACCAAAGGAGAAGTGAGCAGTTCAGAGAACAGGGTGGGCCAGAGGGAAATATGACAGCATTTGGCAAAGCTTGAGATCAAACTGGTCATATCCTTAAAGATGATTTTAAAAAGCCAGCAGGGAAATGCCACTTTACAGAATGGAAGAACAAACCACAACTCTTTTCATAGGAGGAAGTGGAGATCCATACCAGATGGAAATGGAGCAAAATCAGTTCAGAGTATCCTTATGACTTAGCACCAAGGTGAGGCTAGCAGCAAAGATTCATGATTACCAGTGAGGAGCCTATGAAGACTCATGGAGTGGGGGTGTTTAGCTTGGCCATCCTAATGCATCTGTGCTCCCTAATGTCCCCCTCTGGGCTTGTCAAAGGTCTTAGAGGTTTAAGCAGACCTATTTCTCCACCTCGACACACAGACCTGCTTCTTTAATAGACACTCAGCGGCTCTCAACATTCTCTCCTTTCTGGAGTATCTCTAGTTCTTCTCAGGTCACTGAGAATCAGTCTGGTGTAATTATTTgggtgttggactagaagacccaggttcaagtcccTACTGTGCCATGGGAAATTGCTTGGTGACTTGGGAGTGTCATTCtccctcaacctaacctacctcacagggctgatgTTGTGAAAAGGGGAGAataatgttgtaaaccactttgggtccctattggggagGAATGCAGGATATAAACATCTAACTACAGTTTTAAAAGCACAGCTTTCTTTTGGTGAGGTTAATTTACAAAGCCATATTTTCCCTGCATAGAAGGTTATTCCTCTGAGTAGGTAGAGAAGCTATATCCCTGGGTCTATTAGCGACTCAGTTTTGTAGCTTTTGTTATCCACACAGGCATCAACCCATTTACACAGGACTATAGTGATGAGGATCAATATCGATTGCACTTTGTGGGGTGGTGGTGAATGGAGGTTGAAAGACAGAGGCTAAGACTCCAAAAGTCATGGCTGAGTGGATGTACGGTTCAGTGCAAGTGGCTAAACAGAGTGAATAAAATTGGGATTAAAGCTCATTGGTTCCCAGTTTCCCAAAGCCCAAGGCATCTTGACAAtttgtgtggggaggggacaggACATAAAGCCAAACAAATTTGACTAGGTAAACTGCAGGCCTGAGGTTTGAGTGCAGGTAAAGCCCTGGGAGAGGTGAGAATTGGCTATACAACTTCTGAAGTTCTGTTTCAATGCAAGTTGATGGGCACCTTTTAAAGGGGCATATTCCAAATGAATGAACAGGAATACATgaccagggctgctgctgcttcttcttctgcaggaacgcacaggaacgcagttccaggtGGTTGGGCATCaggggcaggcccatagccagaaaattctggTTGGGGGGGGCACCAAACTTTTTTGGGGATGGAGGGATCcccctctggtggcccccactctctccacccccATTTCTCTCCCTGTGGCTCTGGCGGCCTTGCCCCCCTCCGCGCGGCACCTCCCCCTCCGTCCAGCCACCCACCAACCGGGCGaaagagcgggctcctggggctcttgcaaggcacCCCCCCCCGCTGCCACTGATCACCTGATTGTGGGAAAAGCCTCCCCGAAGCTGGCGGTGTCTATGCCGGCTTTCCAGTGTGATCAGCAAGTTTAGCGCTGGGGCAGCcagtgctgaacttgctgatTGCGCCGGAAAGCCGACGTAGGGACCGCCGGCTTCGGGGAGGCTTTTCTCGTGATCAGGTGATCAGCGGGGGCAGGGGAGCACCTTGCAAGAACCCCAGGAGCCCACTTTTTTGCctggttggtgggtgggtgggagggagggggagatgccATGCGGAGGAAGTGGCATGGGGAGGAAGTGCCGCGGAGAGAAAAGTGGCAGCAGAGAAAGCGGGGGCCGGGGAAAGGAGGTGCCTTAAAGGTCCGAGGGGGGTTTGGATGGGGGGTGCCCCCCATGGCTATAGGCctgatcaggggtgtggcctaatatgcaaatgagttcc
This region of Heteronotia binoei isolate CCM8104 ecotype False Entrance Well chromosome 13, APGP_CSIRO_Hbin_v1, whole genome shotgun sequence genomic DNA includes:
- the LOC132581215 gene encoding aquaporin-5-like, which translates into the protein MRKEICTIAFARAVFTEFIATMLFVFFGLGSALNWPSALPTILQIALAFGLAIGTMVQTFGHISGGHINPAVTIAFFVGNQISFLRALFYIVVQLVGGIAGAGILYGVAPVNARGNLAVNGLSNNTTAGQGVVVEMILTFQLVMCIFASTDSRRRDNVGSPALSIGLSVTLGHLVGIYFTGCSMNPARSFGPAVVIGRFSPAHWVFWVGPICGGILASLLYNYLLMPHSMNLSDRVAIMKGTYESEEEWEEKEKSMEMSSP